The following coding sequences are from one Oceanidesulfovibrio indonesiensis window:
- a CDS encoding TlpA family protein disulfide reductase codes for MTAFTKSTILDVMIPATETPVLVGFLGTSYAMAVQGMDVERLCRGRIEFLPVCGNPALYPSHGARGLPTYILFYRGLEIGRHLGRLDSQALDSLIETALGAMQCPS; via the coding sequence ATGACCGCCTTCACGAAATCCACAATCCTCGACGTCATGATCCCGGCCACCGAGACCCCTGTGCTCGTGGGATTTCTGGGAACGTCCTACGCCATGGCCGTTCAGGGCATGGATGTGGAACGGCTGTGCCGCGGCCGGATCGAGTTTTTGCCTGTGTGCGGCAACCCGGCCTTGTATCCGTCCCATGGCGCGCGCGGATTGCCCACGTACATATTATTCTACCGCGGCCTCGAGATAGGCCGCCATCTCGGCCGCCTCGATTCCCAGGCTCTGGATTCCCTGATCGAGACCGCGCTTGGAGCCATGCAATGTCCAAGTTGA
- a CDS encoding sigma 54-interacting transcriptional regulator, protein MSFETSRQSLHEAAFESGGVRLVARRLDGCVLEASKPALAMWGMDKERMLSATLEDLGLSLPPFFPSGRVAILELSLPGGSARHVELEATPMEWGGMDTVLVSIRDLTAQQRAEETLRRAALEIDRQRQTLETILEHIPDAIIATDADKRVIKVNAPVEKLCGRCNVAPGADINALAHEQDCPLHAPLHQVLESNRPVEDYRLTLQCGNEQTQVVLCNARPLTNGKGDLVGVVLVLRDISSMVDMERQLDQRMGFGAIVGKSQLMRSIFSRIEQYADVDATVLITGESGTGKDLIAEAIHATGPRAKGPLVKLNCAALSENLLESELFGHVRGAFTGAVSDKAGRIQAAEGGTLFLDEIGDISPHTQLRLLRFLESKEYERVGESSTRKADVRIIAATNANLTQAIRDGRFRADLYYRLRVMVLHVPPLKERAEDIPLLVDAFIRRFNSEHTKAVEGVTGEVLQLLLHYHWPGNVRELKHTIEHAFVVGSGKHIECSHLPAELREYATRESSKGSRGRRRDLTAEDIIQALEQTGWKKAPAARLLGVGRTTLYMKMDALGIVDRRRAARK, encoded by the coding sequence ATGTCGTTCGAGACATCACGTCAATCCCTGCATGAAGCGGCCTTTGAAAGCGGCGGGGTACGGCTCGTGGCCCGGCGGCTGGACGGGTGCGTACTGGAGGCCAGCAAACCAGCCCTGGCCATGTGGGGCATGGACAAGGAACGGATGCTCTCGGCCACGCTGGAGGATCTGGGCCTCTCGCTGCCGCCGTTTTTTCCGTCGGGCCGGGTGGCGATCCTTGAGCTCAGCCTGCCTGGAGGTTCCGCGCGCCATGTGGAACTGGAGGCGACTCCCATGGAGTGGGGCGGCATGGACACCGTGCTCGTGAGCATCCGGGATCTGACGGCGCAGCAACGCGCTGAGGAAACGCTGCGCCGCGCGGCGTTGGAGATCGACCGCCAGCGCCAGACATTGGAGACCATCCTTGAGCATATTCCGGACGCCATTATCGCAACGGACGCCGATAAGCGGGTCATCAAGGTGAATGCTCCCGTGGAAAAACTCTGCGGGAGGTGCAACGTAGCGCCGGGAGCGGACATCAATGCTTTGGCGCACGAGCAAGATTGCCCGCTGCATGCGCCGCTGCACCAGGTGCTCGAATCCAACAGGCCGGTGGAGGACTACAGGCTCACGCTGCAATGCGGCAATGAGCAAACGCAGGTGGTGCTCTGCAATGCCAGGCCGCTTACAAACGGCAAGGGCGATCTTGTCGGCGTGGTGCTCGTGCTTCGCGATATTTCCAGTATGGTGGACATGGAACGCCAGCTGGACCAGCGGATGGGGTTCGGCGCCATTGTGGGCAAGAGCCAGCTCATGCGATCCATTTTTTCGCGCATCGAGCAATACGCCGACGTGGATGCCACGGTGCTTATCACCGGCGAGTCCGGAACGGGCAAGGACCTTATCGCCGAAGCCATCCACGCGACAGGTCCGCGCGCCAAAGGTCCGTTGGTCAAACTGAACTGCGCGGCCCTCAGCGAGAACCTATTGGAGAGCGAGCTGTTCGGGCATGTGCGCGGCGCGTTTACCGGCGCCGTCTCGGACAAGGCGGGACGCATCCAGGCGGCGGAAGGCGGGACGCTTTTCCTGGACGAGATTGGTGACATTTCTCCACATACCCAGCTGCGGTTGCTGCGCTTTCTGGAAAGCAAAGAGTACGAGCGCGTGGGCGAATCCAGCACGCGCAAAGCGGATGTGCGCATTATCGCCGCGACCAACGCGAATCTTACGCAGGCCATCCGTGACGGCCGTTTCCGGGCGGACCTCTACTATCGTCTGCGGGTCATGGTCCTGCATGTGCCGCCGCTCAAGGAGCGGGCCGAGGATATTCCGCTTCTGGTGGACGCCTTTATACGTCGCTTCAATTCTGAGCACACCAAGGCTGTCGAGGGCGTGACCGGTGAAGTCCTGCAACTGCTCTTGCACTACCATTGGCCGGGCAACGTCCGGGAGCTCAAGCATACCATCGAGCACGCCTTCGTGGTGGGCAGCGGCAAGCACATCGAATGCAGCCACCTGCCGGCTGAACTTCGAGAATATGCGACTCGGGAGAGCAGCAAGGGCAGTCGCGGACGCCGCCGGGACCTCACGGCGGAAGACATCATTCAGGCGCTGGAGCAGACGGGGTGGAAGAAAGCTCCGGCAGCACGCCTGCTCGGGGTCGGTCGTACGACTCTGTACATGAAGATGGATGCGCTGGGTATCGTGGACAGACGTCGTGCTGCCAGGAAGTGA